From Streptomyces sp. 6-11-2, one genomic window encodes:
- a CDS encoding acetate--CoA ligase family protein, translating into MPLNHASADRDTVAKVLATVRAEGRSALTAPEGKRIADAYGIATPGEALARDADEAAAHAGAFDGPVVLKIVSPDILHKTDAGGVVVGLQTAEEVRTAYDRIIGNAKEYDPKARITGVQVQQMLPPGQEVIIGAVTDPTFGKVVAFGLGGVLVELLKDVTFRLAPVAEDEAASMLDSIGAAEILRGVRGAAAVDREALAEQIRRVSRLVTDFPEIAEVDLNPVIATPEGALAADIRVILAENAPAPRPKYSREEILTAMTRLMQPRSVAVIGASSEAGKIGNSVMRNLIDGGFAGDIHPVNPKADEIEGRKAHASVLDIPGEVDVAVFAIPAKFVPTALEEVGAKGIPNAVLIPSGFAETGEHELQDRIVAIAREHGVRLLGPNIYGYYSPWQDLCATFCTPYDVKGPVALTSQSGGIGMAILGFARTTKTGVSAIVGLGNKSDIDEDDLLTYFSEDPNTKCIAMHLEDLKDGRAFVEAARETVPKKPIVVLKAGRTSAGAKAAGSHTGALAGDDAVYDDILRQAGVIRAPGLNEMLEYARALPVLPTPQGENVVIITGAGGSGVLLSDACVDNGLRLMEIPDDLDEAFMRYIPPFGAAGNPIDITGGEPPSTYEATIRLGLEDPRVHALILGYWHTIVTPPMVFAELTARVVAEARAKGIHKPVVASLAGDTEVEAASAYLFERGVVAHSYTTEQPVAALGAKYRWARAAGLLPADG; encoded by the coding sequence ATGCCCCTGAACCATGCCTCAGCCGACCGCGACACCGTGGCGAAGGTGCTCGCCACCGTGCGCGCCGAGGGCCGCAGCGCCCTGACCGCGCCCGAGGGCAAGCGGATCGCCGACGCGTACGGCATCGCCACCCCCGGCGAGGCCCTGGCGCGCGACGCGGACGAGGCGGCGGCCCACGCCGGCGCCTTCGACGGGCCGGTCGTCCTGAAGATCGTCTCCCCCGACATCCTGCACAAGACCGACGCCGGCGGGGTGGTCGTCGGTCTGCAGACGGCGGAAGAGGTGCGCACGGCGTACGACCGGATCATCGGCAACGCCAAGGAGTACGACCCCAAGGCCCGGATCACCGGCGTGCAGGTGCAGCAGATGCTGCCGCCGGGCCAGGAGGTCATCATCGGGGCGGTCACCGACCCCACCTTCGGCAAGGTCGTCGCCTTCGGTCTGGGCGGGGTGCTGGTCGAGCTCCTCAAGGACGTGACCTTCCGGCTGGCGCCGGTCGCCGAGGACGAGGCGGCCTCCATGCTGGACTCGATCGGGGCGGCCGAGATCCTGCGCGGCGTGCGCGGCGCGGCCGCGGTGGACCGCGAGGCGCTGGCCGAGCAGATCCGCAGGGTCTCCCGACTGGTCACGGACTTCCCGGAGATCGCCGAGGTGGACCTCAACCCGGTGATCGCCACGCCCGAGGGCGCGCTCGCGGCCGACATCCGCGTGATCCTCGCCGAGAACGCGCCGGCCCCGCGGCCGAAGTACAGCCGTGAGGAGATCCTGACGGCGATGACACGGCTGATGCAGCCCCGGTCGGTGGCGGTGATCGGCGCCTCCTCCGAGGCCGGCAAGATCGGCAACTCGGTGATGCGCAACCTCATCGACGGCGGGTTCGCGGGCGACATCCACCCGGTCAACCCGAAGGCCGACGAGATCGAGGGCCGCAAGGCGCACGCGTCCGTCCTCGACATCCCGGGCGAGGTGGACGTGGCCGTCTTCGCGATCCCGGCGAAGTTCGTGCCCACCGCGCTGGAGGAGGTCGGTGCCAAGGGCATACCCAACGCCGTCCTGATCCCGTCCGGATTCGCCGAGACCGGCGAGCACGAACTCCAGGACCGGATCGTCGCCATCGCCCGGGAGCACGGCGTACGGCTGCTGGGACCGAACATCTACGGCTACTACTCGCCGTGGCAGGACCTGTGCGCCACGTTCTGCACCCCGTACGACGTCAAGGGCCCGGTGGCGCTGACCTCCCAGTCCGGTGGCATCGGCATGGCGATCCTCGGCTTCGCCCGCACCACCAAGACCGGTGTCTCCGCGATCGTGGGCCTCGGCAACAAGTCGGACATCGACGAGGACGACCTGCTCACCTACTTCAGCGAGGACCCGAACACCAAGTGCATCGCGATGCACCTGGAGGACCTCAAGGACGGCCGGGCGTTCGTCGAGGCCGCCCGCGAGACCGTGCCGAAGAAGCCGATCGTGGTGCTCAAGGCCGGGCGCACCTCGGCCGGAGCGAAGGCCGCCGGCTCCCACACCGGAGCCCTGGCCGGCGACGACGCCGTCTACGACGACATCCTGCGGCAGGCCGGTGTGATCCGCGCCCCGGGCCTGAACGAGATGCTGGAGTACGCGAGGGCGCTGCCCGTCCTGCCCACCCCGCAGGGCGAGAACGTCGTCATCATCACCGGCGCCGGCGGCTCCGGCGTGCTGCTCTCCGACGCCTGCGTGGACAACGGGCTGAGGCTGATGGAGATCCCGGACGACCTCGACGAGGCGTTCATGCGGTACATCCCGCCGTTCGGCGCGGCCGGCAACCCGATCGACATCACGGGTGGCGAGCCTCCCTCCACCTACGAGGCGACGATCCGCCTCGGCCTGGAGGACCCGCGGGTGCACGCCCTGATCCTCGGCTACTGGCACACCATCGTCACCCCGCCGATGGTCTTCGCCGAACTGACCGCGCGCGTGGTCGCCGAGGCGCGGGCCAAGGGGATCCACAAGCCGGTGGTGGCCTCGCTCGCCGGGGACACCGAGGTGGAGGCGGCCAGCGCCTACCTGTTCGAGCGGGGGGTCGTCGCCCATTCCTACACCACCG